Proteins found in one Arthrobacter pascens genomic segment:
- a CDS encoding family 43 glycosylhydrolase encodes MTASGTWLRMASAVAAFCVVSTLVIAPAQQAHAGAPEDEAAVQAAASALLVTNIDDVRGNLTLPTTGAQDTSIGWASGDSAVVDPSGVVHRPAHGESTEQVMLTATITRNDASATKTFNAVVPALPEKPQFEAYMFPYFTGDSLAGEKIYFGASNGNDARNWLTLNGGQPVKTSTMGTKGLRDPFIVRSPEGDKFYMIATDLSIGSGTTWDASQRQGSQYIEIWESTDLVNWSDQRHVKVSPDNAGNTWAPEAYYDATLGEYVVFWASKLYTTADHSEAQPNQMLYATTRDFVTFSPAKVWQNTGKSRIDSTVIAENGTYYRFTKDEAQTTGCLDIMQEHSTSLTAVTTVTSATSDTWKLDATCIGKKAGTAAVEGPTVFKANNGDVNGPGYYLFVDEFGGRKYIPLFSSGLQNANWTVPTGYSLPSPAPRHGTIMPITAAEQKALMGAYLPKATSVAPVKTVTVVGTQAKLPRTAPVTFADNSTRELAVTWNAPEPADYYTREGTITVTGAVTGTDLTAAATISVIPAGSDTLLHYDFSKVKGTVVLDSSPWGRDGAIKGTGATVNGDVLTLPGGASNSTAGYVQLPTGTFDGQNTLTISAWLRNETAAGNYAAMFFGGTNSLPSQYWLLNPRNPQGRFKSVITDGQNTSAPWGTEAGISPTTASRGIAGPVTDNSWGLYTTVVEPNQITGYYNGTKIGTVATTRTVSDFGTGLVSYIGRSSYADAFYKGGVRDVRVHSTAKTAEQIKDYYFSTVDPAVLDAALQSDADAINLGPTQVTGNLTLPTSGAKGSAISWESSDPAVISVTGRVNRPADADAPVTLTATLKLGTNTVTRQYQLTVVAQNPVADLTRAAKRYVLRPTIVSGTTLPAAQSGHAVAYTTSTAGVSITDNVLRTSAGAPVTAKVTLTLRSADPAIDAEVTKDFTVTVLPEQLARYVLSYERAVVNTATYSGKLAYSMHLGLGATTDDFKALNDNYGILFAKAAPTGALDILSTRTLRNPYVFQLATGGYGVVATRAIDNGSDDSSAASSLLYFTSPDLLTYTEVGLVDLGVTNGVNKPKAVWDSAASAYRVAWTADDGTAYHTSFGSLSIPGSRGELGTGTLTIDDPAVTTAVPGSAPSTVLPVTETVATGLANRYGRIRNTAVTVPNQEVGRNTTVDLNGLAAALDYSDGSTASLPVDWKAEDVAAVNTAVPGQYTVRGTVRQRAYSTPFIGAEADPAILKWKDSYLFIATDDANVINAKSMFLRKASTIVGLKTAADHSVATIGGSANIAGCFWAPELHEVAGDLYIFYAPCIGQASWNKVQAFVQKLKSGGDPTVAADWEPAKQVLKADGSPLQRDASHPGISLDMTYFEDGGRSYVAWSQRYIGSPNGDAEIWIATVNPSDPTRLTSEPKKLVTSEYGWDTNTTNVAEGPFVIKRDGKVFLTYSGSNVDTTYAVGLLTASSEVDLTDQSNWTKGNSPILKSDPAIAQLGPGHNSFTTDEDGNLVLVYHAKSTNTSLRDTFLRRVHWAEDGRPVLDMSTSEEVAPDKAAVSITVTVPATGEAVAPAPPAAPSLNADGTSLTAAWVTPGDGGSPITGYTVTLYTSEGAVHRTIQVDASISSHRFADLEPGSYQATVVATNAVGDSAVSAKSSPAVIGSQVLARYDFSSVVGTSVADASGNGKTATIVGNGATISGKELTLPGGSSTSGAAHVKLPTGMFDGQNTLTISAWLKNETGSGNYAAMFFGSAASPPSQYWLLNPRNPQGLFKSVITDGNVPSAPWGTEAGISPTTASKGIPGPATNNSWGLYTTVIKPGSITGYYNGSKIGTVATTRTVSDFGTGLVGYIGRSSYPDNFYKGGVRDVSVYSTALSDADVANAYYAGSDPAVAKAALDADAAALDLGPKSIAADLTLPQAGAKGSKITWSSSDPAHLDANGKVTRPATEDVTVTLTATLELAGQATTRAFTFTVIANTPQKDLQLVANSYNPAVDVVTEDIRLLTAVGNVTLTWQSSNAQVLSDTGTVTRPAAEDVTVTLTATFAANGLTEVRTYNVKVLAADGGRIGSYIQSGNTARTDALHLASQDAAALGGATYAGLNNGRPVLYPTLGAAKFGSPTLFRKVDGSFGLVATVDSNSSSIYVYDSADLVTFTGERLVAFNNRNMAAGSVAVKYDNSIAAYRLTFVSKTDGKTYQVTTKDFSSFKDPVEVPAVPASGQGTFPSGALEASSIGLTKTEYDRVIAKYSRPFNTGVAPFSDVTLDGGGQLTLPTTSEVQYNNGSTTTMGVQWNPADVAAVETGKPGTYTVNGTVQRPTYPEKLVAQRADPDVIRGDDGYYYFTASYPMVGSGDPEGYDRVTLRRATTIAGLGSAPEITIWDENTSALNRYIWAPELHKVGDSWYVFFSASIDSSVWSIRPVVLKLDGNDLMDPSKWRELGRMKPAAGDTDAFRSFSLDMTYFENAGKHYVVWAENPGPSMLRMATIDPADPSQLTSKSVLLSTPTMAWEKNAGLSINEGPAVIKKDGKVFVTFSAATVDAAYCVGLLSAADNGDLMNPASWTKNPYPILTTADVPGQAGPGHNSFTVDEYGNPVIVFHSRTVGEVSGPGDKGDGGLFDPGRHARAATVHFGFDGQPVLNMTAAEELAEAHKNVQVKVVVPDSAAPVLTAALDPAEPTGSNGWYTGDVALVASAADDSAATIEYRLDGGDWLTYSAAVAIGEGTSAVEVRATDEAGNQSAVTTLEVRRDVTAPEVSASFDDQGGASLGPVVVTLAGTDAEGGSGLAAVEYSLDGGPWTAYDGPLPVSGAGSHTLAYRASDVAGNVSAEQAATVIIAAPDTTAPLLTVTVSPDAPDGSNGWWKSTVSVTAAATDDSGTAPSIEISRDGGLTWDVFAPLQLTDGSPGLKIRAVDQAGNVSAVIDRDIRIDRVVPSASAEVDAAARKVTVTGADADPGSGVAGLEYRVNSAEPWTLSASASADVTVGAGAATVEYRAVDSAGNVSVAQSVLVPAAAAPKADVTLTSAAQPSAEGWYAKDVSVKITAPAGTAAQYRFDGGAWKSAAQPFTISANGPHTVDHRLLKDNVVMDGSAGSVAVKIDKIVPTTAAVTTPESGTGTPRNPVTVIFSAQDSLSGVAKIEYRLNLGAWTTIAAGTPLRISTRGDYMVSYRSFDEAGNADKVRTTAVKITADVAPSLKASSATVKPGASLTFTVAGFDRWDRVVLTAGGTTLGSVSTDVKGAGKVTLQIPATTPPGPLTVTATGSDGEPAATVNVTVKK; translated from the coding sequence TCAGCCCGGCGAAGGTGTGGCAGAACACCGGCAAATCCAGGATCGACAGCACCGTAATCGCCGAGAACGGCACCTACTACCGTTTCACCAAGGACGAGGCCCAGACCACCGGCTGCCTGGACATCATGCAGGAGCACTCCACCAGCCTGACCGCGGTGACGACCGTTACCTCTGCAACTTCCGACACCTGGAAGCTCGACGCCACCTGCATCGGCAAGAAAGCCGGCACCGCCGCCGTCGAAGGACCCACCGTATTCAAGGCCAATAACGGCGACGTCAACGGCCCCGGTTATTACTTGTTCGTTGACGAGTTCGGCGGCCGAAAGTACATCCCGTTGTTCTCCTCGGGCCTGCAGAACGCCAACTGGACAGTTCCGACCGGGTACTCGCTGCCCTCCCCGGCTCCGCGCCACGGCACCATCATGCCGATCACAGCTGCCGAGCAGAAGGCCCTCATGGGCGCCTACCTGCCCAAGGCGACGTCCGTGGCCCCGGTCAAGACTGTCACCGTCGTCGGAACCCAAGCGAAGCTGCCCCGGACCGCGCCCGTTACCTTTGCCGACAACAGCACTCGGGAACTCGCAGTAACCTGGAACGCTCCCGAGCCCGCTGACTACTACACCCGCGAAGGCACCATCACGGTGACCGGCGCCGTCACCGGAACCGACCTGACTGCTGCCGCCACGATCTCCGTCATCCCGGCGGGCAGCGACACGCTGCTCCACTACGACTTCTCCAAGGTCAAGGGCACCGTGGTGCTGGACTCGTCCCCCTGGGGCCGCGACGGTGCCATTAAGGGCACCGGCGCCACCGTCAACGGCGATGTCCTGACCCTGCCCGGCGGCGCGTCGAACAGCACTGCCGGCTACGTCCAGCTGCCCACCGGAACGTTCGATGGCCAGAACACGCTGACCATCTCCGCCTGGCTGAGAAACGAGACCGCCGCCGGAAACTACGCGGCAATGTTCTTCGGCGGGACGAACTCCCTGCCCAGCCAGTACTGGCTGCTCAATCCGCGGAACCCGCAAGGCCGTTTCAAGTCCGTGATCACGGATGGGCAGAACACGAGCGCCCCTTGGGGGACGGAGGCTGGCATCTCGCCCACAACCGCCTCACGCGGAATCGCTGGTCCTGTGACGGACAATTCCTGGGGCCTCTACACCACCGTGGTGGAACCCAACCAGATCACCGGGTACTACAACGGAACCAAGATCGGAACGGTTGCCACCACCCGCACGGTGAGCGATTTCGGCACTGGGCTTGTCTCCTACATCGGCCGGTCGTCCTACGCTGACGCCTTTTACAAGGGCGGGGTCAGGGACGTGCGCGTCCACAGCACCGCCAAAACAGCAGAACAGATCAAGGACTACTACTTCAGCACCGTGGACCCGGCCGTCCTCGACGCGGCCCTCCAGTCCGATGCCGACGCCATCAACCTGGGCCCGACCCAAGTGACGGGCAACCTCACCCTGCCCACCAGCGGAGCCAAAGGGTCTGCCATCAGCTGGGAGTCTTCGGATCCTGCCGTCATCTCTGTCACAGGCCGGGTCAACCGTCCCGCCGACGCCGATGCTCCGGTCACGCTTACGGCAACCCTCAAGCTTGGCACCAATACCGTCACCAGGCAGTACCAGCTGACAGTTGTTGCCCAGAACCCGGTTGCCGACCTCACCCGGGCTGCCAAGCGCTACGTCCTCCGGCCCACCATCGTCTCTGGGACAACCTTGCCCGCCGCCCAGAGCGGACACGCTGTTGCTTACACCACCAGCACCGCAGGAGTTTCAATCACGGACAATGTGCTGCGCACCAGCGCCGGCGCTCCGGTGACCGCAAAGGTCACGCTGACGCTCCGGTCCGCCGATCCTGCGATCGACGCCGAGGTCACCAAGGACTTCACCGTCACGGTCCTGCCGGAACAGCTGGCCCGGTATGTTTTGAGCTATGAGCGCGCCGTGGTGAACACCGCCACGTACAGCGGAAAGCTCGCCTACAGCATGCACCTCGGCCTCGGCGCGACAACGGACGACTTCAAGGCCCTGAACGACAACTACGGGATCCTGTTCGCGAAGGCGGCCCCCACCGGCGCACTGGACATCCTGAGCACGCGAACCCTCCGGAACCCGTACGTGTTCCAGTTGGCCACCGGCGGGTACGGCGTCGTCGCCACGCGGGCAATTGACAATGGATCCGATGATTCCTCTGCCGCCAGCTCGCTGTTGTACTTCACCTCCCCAGACCTGTTGACCTACACCGAGGTCGGCCTGGTTGACCTCGGCGTCACCAACGGTGTGAACAAGCCCAAGGCGGTGTGGGACTCCGCGGCCTCGGCCTATCGTGTGGCCTGGACAGCCGACGACGGCACGGCCTACCACACCTCGTTCGGCAGCCTCAGCATCCCCGGCAGCCGAGGTGAATTGGGAACCGGAACGTTGACCATCGATGACCCGGCCGTGACCACTGCCGTCCCGGGCTCGGCACCGTCCACCGTCCTTCCGGTCACCGAAACTGTGGCTACCGGGCTCGCCAACAGGTACGGGCGGATCCGCAACACCGCCGTCACGGTTCCCAACCAGGAGGTTGGAAGGAACACCACGGTGGACCTGAACGGCCTCGCCGCAGCGCTGGACTACTCTGACGGTTCCACGGCTTCGCTGCCGGTGGATTGGAAAGCCGAGGACGTTGCGGCCGTCAACACCGCCGTGCCCGGGCAGTACACGGTGCGAGGCACCGTCCGGCAGCGGGCCTACTCAACTCCGTTCATCGGGGCCGAAGCGGACCCGGCAATCCTCAAGTGGAAGGACAGTTACCTGTTCATCGCCACCGACGATGCCAACGTCATCAACGCGAAGAGCATGTTCCTGCGCAAGGCCAGCACCATCGTGGGCCTGAAGACGGCGGCCGACCACTCCGTCGCTACCATCGGAGGCAGTGCAAACATTGCCGGCTGCTTCTGGGCTCCCGAGCTCCATGAAGTGGCCGGGGACCTCTACATCTTCTACGCGCCGTGCATCGGGCAGGCCAGCTGGAACAAGGTGCAGGCCTTTGTGCAGAAGCTCAAATCCGGCGGCGACCCCACGGTCGCTGCCGACTGGGAGCCGGCGAAGCAGGTTTTGAAGGCCGACGGTTCGCCGCTGCAACGCGACGCCAGCCACCCCGGCATCAGCCTGGACATGACCTACTTTGAGGACGGCGGTAGGTCCTACGTCGCCTGGTCCCAGCGCTACATTGGCAGCCCGAACGGTGATGCGGAGATCTGGATCGCCACGGTCAACCCGTCCGACCCGACGCGGCTGACCAGCGAGCCCAAGAAGCTGGTGACCTCGGAGTACGGCTGGGACACCAACACCACCAACGTGGCCGAAGGCCCCTTCGTCATCAAGCGCGACGGCAAAGTGTTCCTCACTTACTCAGGCTCGAACGTGGACACCACCTACGCCGTCGGCCTGCTCACCGCCTCCTCGGAAGTGGACCTTACAGACCAGTCCAACTGGACGAAGGGCAACTCACCCATCCTTAAGAGCGACCCTGCCATCGCGCAGCTCGGGCCGGGCCATAACAGCTTCACCACCGATGAGGACGGCAACCTGGTGTTGGTCTACCACGCCAAGTCGACCAACACCTCACTCCGGGACACCTTCCTGCGGCGCGTGCACTGGGCCGAGGACGGACGCCCGGTGCTGGACATGAGCACCAGCGAGGAAGTGGCGCCGGACAAAGCTGCCGTGAGCATCACGGTAACGGTGCCCGCCACGGGCGAGGCGGTGGCGCCGGCGCCACCGGCCGCGCCGTCGCTGAATGCCGACGGCACGTCACTGACCGCTGCCTGGGTAACGCCGGGCGACGGCGGCTCTCCCATCACCGGTTACACCGTGACCCTTTACACGTCAGAGGGCGCCGTCCACCGCACCATCCAGGTGGACGCCTCCATCAGCTCGCACCGCTTTGCGGACCTGGAGCCGGGCAGCTACCAGGCCACGGTAGTGGCCACCAACGCTGTGGGTGACTCGGCGGTCTCGGCTAAGTCGTCGCCGGCAGTGATCGGTTCGCAAGTGCTGGCCCGTTACGACTTTTCGTCCGTCGTGGGGACCTCCGTGGCCGACGCGTCCGGGAACGGGAAGACCGCTACCATCGTCGGCAACGGCGCGACAATTTCGGGTAAGGAGCTGACGCTGCCCGGCGGTTCCTCGACGAGCGGGGCCGCGCACGTGAAGCTGCCCACCGGGATGTTTGACGGCCAGAACACGCTGACTATCTCCGCCTGGCTGAAAAATGAGACCGGCTCAGGGAACTACGCAGCGATGTTCTTCGGTTCGGCCGCCTCGCCGCCGAGCCAGTACTGGCTGCTCAACCCGCGCAACCCGCAGGGCCTGTTCAAATCCGTGATCACTGACGGGAACGTCCCGTCTGCGCCGTGGGGGACCGAGGCCGGCATCTCGCCGACCACAGCGTCGAAGGGCATCCCCGGCCCGGCCACCAACAATTCCTGGGGCCTGTACACCACGGTGATCAAGCCGGGGTCCATCACCGGGTACTACAACGGGAGCAAGATCGGCACCGTCGCCACCACCCGGACGGTAAGTGACTTTGGCACCGGACTTGTGGGCTACATCGGCCGGTCCTCCTACCCGGACAACTTCTACAAGGGTGGGGTCCGGGATGTGTCGGTGTACAGCACCGCGCTGTCCGACGCCGACGTGGCGAATGCCTACTACGCGGGTTCGGACCCGGCAGTGGCGAAGGCTGCCTTGGATGCTGACGCGGCTGCCTTGGACCTGGGCCCCAAGTCCATCGCGGCTGACCTGACGCTGCCGCAGGCCGGGGCGAAGGGCTCGAAGATCACCTGGTCCAGTTCGGACCCGGCGCACCTGGACGCGAACGGCAAGGTCACCCGGCCCGCTACCGAGGACGTCACCGTCACGCTGACCGCGACCCTCGAACTGGCCGGCCAGGCCACCACCCGCGCCTTCACCTTCACCGTGATTGCGAACACTCCACAGAAGGACCTGCAACTGGTGGCGAATTCCTACAACCCGGCGGTCGACGTCGTCACGGAGGACATCCGCCTGCTGACCGCTGTCGGGAACGTAACTCTCACCTGGCAGTCCTCCAACGCCCAGGTGCTCTCCGACACGGGCACGGTGACCCGGCCGGCCGCGGAGGACGTGACGGTTACCCTGACGGCGACGTTCGCCGCCAACGGCCTGACGGAGGTCCGCACCTATAACGTGAAGGTACTGGCTGCGGACGGCGGGCGGATTGGGTCCTACATCCAGTCGGGCAACACTGCCCGCACCGATGCCCTGCACCTGGCTTCCCAGGATGCCGCAGCCCTTGGCGGCGCCACTTACGCAGGCCTGAACAACGGCCGTCCCGTCCTGTACCCCACCCTCGGTGCGGCGAAGTTCGGTTCACCGACGTTGTTCCGGAAGGTTGACGGGTCCTTCGGGCTCGTCGCCACCGTGGACAGCAACTCGTCGTCGATCTACGTCTACGACTCGGCTGATCTCGTGACCTTCACGGGAGAACGGCTTGTCGCCTTCAACAACAGGAACATGGCAGCAGGCTCCGTTGCAGTGAAGTACGACAACAGCATCGCGGCCTACCGCCTGACCTTCGTATCAAAGACCGACGGCAAGACCTACCAGGTCACCACGAAGGACTTCTCATCCTTCAAGGATCCGGTTGAGGTGCCGGCGGTGCCCGCATCAGGCCAGGGTACGTTCCCGTCGGGCGCCCTGGAGGCGTCATCGATCGGTCTGACGAAGACCGAGTACGACCGCGTCATCGCCAAGTACAGCCGTCCGTTCAACACCGGCGTAGCTCCGTTCAGCGATGTCACGCTCGACGGCGGCGGGCAGCTCACGCTGCCGACGACGTCGGAGGTGCAGTACAACAACGGTTCCACCACCACGATGGGCGTGCAGTGGAACCCGGCCGACGTGGCCGCCGTCGAAACCGGCAAACCCGGCACCTACACGGTCAACGGCACCGTACAGCGGCCCACCTACCCCGAGAAGCTTGTTGCACAGCGGGCCGATCCGGACGTGATCCGCGGCGATGACGGCTATTACTACTTCACCGCTTCCTACCCGATGGTGGGCAGCGGAGACCCTGAGGGCTACGATCGCGTGACCCTGCGCCGGGCAACGACGATCGCCGGGCTGGGCAGTGCACCCGAAATCACCATCTGGGACGAGAACACCTCAGCGCTCAACCGGTACATCTGGGCGCCGGAACTGCACAAGGTGGGCGACAGCTGGTACGTGTTTTTCAGCGCCAGTATCGACAGCAGTGTGTGGAGCATCCGGCCTGTGGTGCTCAAGCTGGACGGCAACGATCTGATGGATCCGAGCAAATGGCGTGAACTTGGCCGGATGAAGCCCGCAGCCGGCGACACAGACGCCTTCCGGAGTTTCTCGCTGGACATGACGTACTTCGAGAACGCCGGCAAGCACTACGTGGTGTGGGCCGAAAATCCTGGTCCCTCCATGTTGCGCATGGCCACCATCGACCCCGCTGATCCGTCGCAGCTGACCAGCAAGTCGGTCCTGCTGTCCACACCGACGATGGCCTGGGAGAAGAACGCAGGGCTGTCGATTAACGAGGGTCCGGCCGTCATCAAGAAGGACGGAAAGGTGTTCGTCACGTTCTCGGCGGCAACAGTGGACGCGGCCTACTGCGTCGGCTTGCTATCGGCTGCCGACAATGGAGACCTGATGAACCCGGCGTCGTGGACCAAGAACCCGTATCCGATCCTGACCACTGCTGACGTTCCCGGCCAGGCCGGCCCCGGCCACAACTCCTTCACTGTGGACGAGTACGGAAACCCGGTCATCGTGTTCCACTCGCGGACAGTCGGAGAGGTTTCAGGGCCCGGCGACAAGGGAGACGGCGGCCTTTTCGATCCAGGGCGGCATGCCAGGGCGGCAACGGTGCACTTCGGCTTCGACGGCCAGCCGGTCCTGAACATGACGGCAGCCGAAGAGCTCGCTGAGGCTCACAAGAACGTGCAGGTCAAGGTTGTCGTCCCGGACTCGGCAGCGCCGGTACTGACCGCCGCTTTGGATCCTGCTGAACCGACCGGCAGCAACGGCTGGTACACCGGGGATGTGGCTTTGGTTGCGTCCGCTGCCGACGATTCTGCCGCGACCATTGAGTACAGGCTCGACGGCGGTGACTGGCTAACTTATTCGGCGGCCGTCGCGATCGGCGAAGGCACGTCCGCTGTTGAGGTCAGGGCCACGGATGAGGCCGGAAACCAGTCCGCGGTCACCACGCTGGAGGTCAGGCGTGACGTGACGGCGCCCGAGGTTTCGGCGTCGTTCGATGACCAGGGCGGGGCTTCACTGGGCCCTGTGGTCGTGACGCTGGCCGGCACTGACGCGGAGGGCGGTTCGGGACTGGCTGCGGTGGAGTACTCGCTGGACGGCGGTCCGTGGACCGCCTACGACGGGCCGCTTCCGGTCTCCGGAGCGGGCAGCCATACGCTGGCGTACCGGGCGTCCGACGTTGCAGGCAACGTCTCCGCGGAGCAGGCTGCAACGGTCATCATCGCGGCACCGGACACCACCGCGCCGCTGCTGACTGTGACCGTGTCTCCCGACGCTCCGGACGGCTCCAACGGCTGGTGGAAGTCAACCGTGAGTGTGACTGCCGCTGCTACGGATGACAGCGGAACGGCGCCGTCGATCGAGATCAGCCGGGACGGAGGGCTCACCTGGGATGTGTTCGCGCCGCTGCAGTTGACGGATGGCAGCCCTGGCTTGAAGATCCGCGCGGTGGACCAGGCAGGCAACGTGTCTGCCGTCATCGACCGGGACATCAGGATCGATCGGGTGGTCCCGTCGGCGTCGGCAGAGGTGGACGCTGCGGCCCGCAAGGTCACCGTCACGGGTGCCGACGCGGATCCAGGTTCCGGCGTGGCCGGCCTGGAGTACCGGGTCAACAGTGCTGAGCCTTGGACGCTGTCGGCGAGTGCGAGCGCCGACGTAACGGTGGGCGCAGGTGCCGCCACAGTGGAGTACCGGGCGGTGGACTCCGCAGGAAATGTGAGTGTTGCACAGTCGGTGCTGGTGCCGGCGGCAGCGGCGCCCAAGGCGGACGTGACTCTTACCTCGGCGGCCCAGCCGTCGGCGGAGGGGTGGTATGCCAAGGATGTCAGCGTGAAGATCACTGCGCCGGCCGGGACGGCGGCACAGTACCGCTTCGACGGTGGTGCGTGGAAGTCGGCGGCGCAGCCGTTCACCATCTCGGCGAACGGCCCGCATACAGTGGATCACCGTTTGCTGAAGGACAACGTGGTGATGGACGGGTCGGCTGGCAGTGTGGCAGTGAAGATCGACAAGATCGTGCCGACGACGGCGGCCGTCACCACGCCGGAGTCAGGCACCGGGACTCCGCGGAACCCGGTGACCGTGATCTTCTCGGCCCAGGACTCGCTGTCAGGTGTCGCCAAGATCGAATACCGCCTCAACCTGGGCGCGTGGACCACGATCGCTGCCGGCACCCCGCTGAGGATCTCCACCCGCGGTGACTACATGGTCAGTTACCGGTCCTTCGACGAGGCCGGCAACGCCGATAAGGTCCGCACCACCGCAGTGAAGATCACCGCGGATGTGGCACCTTCCCTGAAGGCCAGCTCCGCCACGGTGAAGCCCGGTGCTTCCCTGACCTTCACGGTGGCCGGCTTCGACCGCTGGGACCGGGTTGTCCTGACGGCCGGGGGCACTACCCTGGGCTCGGTGTCCACCGATGTGAAGGGCGCAGGAAAAGTTACGCTGCAGATCCCGGCGACCACCCCGCCGGGACCCCTGACCGTCACTGCAACGGGCAGTGACGGGGAGCCCGCAGCCACAGTCAACGTCACAGTAAAAAAGTGA